The following are encoded together in the Patescibacteria group bacterium genome:
- a CDS encoding NAD-dependent epimerase/dehydratase family protein, which produces MIILVTGGAGFIGSHLIQALHQAGHVIVNVDEMNDYYNPVFKIQNLELFSAYKNYTFYKTDICDRVSLEKIFETHQPDVVIHLGARAGVRPSVQNPALYKRVNYEGTKQLVDLAKQFGVKQFIFGSTSAVYGNITPPFSESITNLSPVSPYAVYKLQAEQYLSKKILPTTILRFFTVYGERGRPDMAPYLFTEAVLNHKPIHKFGDGTTSRDYTYIQDIISGIMAAINHPLDFEIINLGNHQAVSLNDFIKTLENITGQTAVIEPQPSQTGEMQHTLADISKARRLLDYSPTTSLQVGLTQFVNWYKTHRL; this is translated from the coding sequence ATGATTATCCTAGTTACCGGTGGCGCTGGGTTTATTGGTTCACACCTCATTCAAGCGCTACACCAAGCTGGTCATGTAATTGTTAATGTCGATGAAATGAATGATTATTATAATCCGGTGTTTAAAATACAAAATTTGGAATTATTTTCAGCTTACAAAAATTATACTTTCTATAAAACCGACATTTGTGATCGAGTAAGTTTAGAAAAAATATTTGAAACCCATCAGCCTGACGTGGTGATTCATTTGGGGGCGCGCGCTGGGGTGCGTCCGTCTGTGCAGAATCCGGCGTTATATAAAAGAGTCAATTATGAAGGGACAAAACAATTAGTCGATTTAGCCAAACAGTTTGGGGTGAAACAATTTATTTTTGGCTCAACCTCGGCGGTGTATGGTAACATCACTCCCCCCTTCTCAGAATCAATCACTAATCTATCTCCTGTATCACCTTATGCCGTCTACAAATTACAAGCTGAACAGTACCTATCCAAAAAAATATTACCCACCACCATATTGAGATTCTTTACCGTGTATGGCGAAAGGGGCCGCCCGGATATGGCCCCATATTTATTTACTGAAGCCGTGTTAAACCATAAACCGATTCATAAATTCGGTGACGGTACTACCAGCCGCGATTATACTTACATTCAGGATATTATTTCTGGAATTATGGCGGCTATCAATCACCCGTTAGATTTTGAAATAATTAATTTAGGTAACCACCAAGCTGTATCATTGAATGACTTTATCAAAACTTTAGAAAATATTACCGGTCAAACCGCCGTGATCGAGCCACAACCCAGCCAAACTGGCGAGATGCAACACACTCTAGCTGATATCAGTAAAGCTCGAAGATTATTAGACTATTCGCCAACCACATCACTCCAAGTCGGTTTGACACAATTTGTAAACTGGTATAAGACACACCGGTTATGA
- a CDS encoding NAD-dependent epimerase/dehydratase family protein has protein sequence MRILVTGGAGFIGSHIVDAYVQAGHHVIVVDSLQHGFKKNVHPAARFYRVDVRNQTKLQQIFITEKPDVVNHHAALSEVVISMRDPDTTLDVNVLGTANVLRCATLAGTKKIIFASTGGTIYGNAKQLPTKETAPLEPISAYAASKQLGENWIQYYHRAFGLHYTIFRYGNVFGVRQDPHGEAGVVAIFAQQLSQHQPTTIFGQGDKTRDYIYIPDVVAANILALQSGNDQIYNLGLGKPISDQVVYTTIAQHFPQSGKPHFKNIRAGEVMHTYINATKARRDLGWKPHWSFATGVADYVETI, from the coding sequence ATGCGCATATTAGTGACCGGTGGAGCCGGGTTTATTGGTTCCCATATTGTTGATGCCTACGTCCAGGCTGGCCATCACGTGATTGTAGTAGATAGTTTACAACATGGTTTTAAAAAGAATGTGCATCCAGCCGCAAGATTTTATCGAGTCGATGTGCGCAATCAAACTAAGTTACAACAGATTTTTATTACGGAGAAACCTGACGTAGTGAATCATCATGCCGCGCTCTCAGAAGTGGTGATATCGATGCGTGATCCTGATACTACTTTAGATGTGAATGTTTTAGGTACAGCCAATGTTTTACGCTGTGCTACTTTAGCCGGTACAAAAAAAATTATCTTTGCCTCAACTGGCGGCACCATTTATGGTAACGCCAAACAGTTGCCTACTAAAGAAACTGCACCGTTAGAACCAATCTCAGCCTATGCTGCCTCTAAACAATTGGGAGAAAACTGGATCCAATACTATCACCGTGCCTTTGGTTTGCATTACACTATTTTCCGTTATGGTAACGTTTTTGGTGTCAGACAAGATCCACACGGTGAAGCTGGTGTCGTAGCTATTTTTGCACAACAATTGTCCCAACATCAACCAACTACTATCTTTGGTCAAGGTGACAAAACGCGCGATTATATTTATATACCAGATGTTGTGGCGGCTAATATATTAGCTTTACAATCAGGTAATGATCAAATCTATAATCTAGGTTTAGGTAAACCAATTTCTGATCAAGTTGTTTATACCACTATAGCTCAACACTTCCCACAATCCGGCAAACCACATTTCAAAAATATCCGCGCTGGCGAAGTGATGCATACCTATATCAATGCCACTAAGGCCAGACGTGATTTAGGTTGGAAACCACATTGGAGTTTTGCTACCGGAGTAGCCGATTATGTCGAAACCATTTAA
- a CDS encoding glycosyltransferase family 2 protein produces the protein MGSFMITAAVIPARNEAKRIRSVVEQTRLHVDYVVIVDDGSNDGTADMINDLGETVVVLQHDVNLGKGAALKTGCDAALLLKADVIVTLDADGQHNPASIPGMIKQLQDDKLDIVFGMRQFNSKMPMMMLIGNQFLSKLISFLFKVMIHDTQSGYRVFTAHAYKDLRWHSTGYEAETEMIVRTGDHHLHYAEFDIATIYHDNYKGTTVFDGIKILLQILRWKFI, from the coding sequence ATGGGCTCATTTATGATTACCGCTGCGGTTATTCCGGCTCGAAATGAAGCAAAACGCATTAGAAGTGTGGTCGAACAAACGCGCTTACATGTTGATTATGTTGTAATAGTGGACGATGGTTCAAATGATGGTACGGCTGATATGATTAATGATTTAGGGGAAACAGTGGTTGTTTTGCAGCATGATGTTAACTTAGGTAAGGGAGCGGCTTTAAAAACCGGCTGTGATGCAGCATTATTACTGAAAGCTGATGTGATTGTCACACTCGATGCCGATGGGCAGCATAATCCGGCTAGTATTCCTGGCATGATTAAACAATTACAAGATGACAAACTCGATATTGTCTTTGGTATGCGTCAGTTTAATAGTAAAATGCCCATGATGATGCTCATTGGTAATCAATTCTTATCAAAACTGATTAGTTTCTTATTTAAAGTAATGATTCATGACACGCAATCCGGCTATCGTGTGTTTACTGCGCATGCTTATAAAGATTTACGTTGGCACAGCACTGGCTATGAAGCCGAAACCGAGATGATCGTGCGCACGGGGGATCATCATTTACATTATGCCGAATTCGATATCGCTACGATTTATCACGATAATTATAAAGGCACTACAGTCTTTGATGGTATTAAGATTTTATTACAAATTCTAAGGTGGAAATTCATCTAA
- a CDS encoding DUF2304 domain-containing protein gives MTNIQIIASVFGLVMMYLSFLHYKRHEFNRYQFVIWEILWLGFALVTLLPNRFNFVTEKLGIARAFDLFSIIAFVIILFLTFHNYLLVTKLEKRLENRVRDKALEPLKK, from the coding sequence ATGACTAATATTCAAATTATTGCCAGCGTCTTCGGATTAGTAATGATGTATCTATCTTTTTTACATTATAAGCGGCATGAGTTTAATCGCTATCAGTTTGTTATCTGGGAAATACTCTGGCTAGGCTTTGCTTTAGTGACACTATTACCGAATCGATTTAATTTTGTGACCGAAAAATTGGGTATTGCGCGCGCGTTTGATTTATTTTCTATCATTGCTTTTGTAATTATACTGTTTTTAACCTTTCATAATTATTTATTAGTGACAAAATTAGAAAAAAGGTTAGAAAACCGGGTGCGGGATAAAGCCCTGGAACCATTAAAAAAATAA
- the gmd gene encoding GDP-mannose 4,6-dehydratase yields the protein MKTALIIGITGQDGSYLAELLLAKGYTVHGTIRRASTFNTGRIDHLYQDPHVHGVNLFLHYSDLSDGSNLARLIRELKPDEIYNLGAQSHVRVSFDIPEYTGEVTGLGTLKILDAIRDAGDKIKFYQASSSEMFGLVQAVPQTETTPFYPRSPYAVAKVYSYWITRNYREAYNLFACNGILFNHESPRRGETFVTRKITRALAKIKLGIDEKLYLGNIDAKRDWGYAKDYVEAMWLMMQQDKPDDYVVATNETHTVREFIEVAGKELGMDITWQGSGVNEKGIDTKTGKEIINIDPKYFRPTEVDLLIGDYSKAKKILGWEPKVRFTELAKIMALADYDYFAKEKGHLAA from the coding sequence ATGAAAACAGCCTTAATTATTGGTATTACCGGACAAGATGGTTCTTATTTAGCTGAGTTATTACTAGCCAAGGGTTATACTGTACATGGTACTATTCGGCGTGCCAGTACGTTTAACACGGGGAGGATCGACCATCTTTATCAAGACCCACACGTGCATGGCGTGAATTTGTTTTTGCATTATAGCGATTTAAGTGACGGTAGTAATCTAGCTCGTTTGATTCGTGAATTAAAACCAGATGAAATATATAATTTAGGTGCCCAAAGTCATGTGCGGGTGAGTTTTGATATTCCGGAATACACCGGTGAGGTCACTGGCTTAGGCACATTAAAAATTCTCGATGCCATTCGTGATGCCGGTGATAAAATAAAGTTTTATCAAGCCTCTAGTTCGGAAATGTTTGGTTTAGTGCAAGCTGTGCCCCAAACCGAAACGACACCGTTTTATCCGCGGTCACCCTATGCGGTGGCTAAAGTATATTCCTATTGGATTACGCGCAATTATCGCGAAGCTTATAATTTATTTGCCTGCAACGGCATTTTATTTAATCACGAATCACCGCGCCGTGGTGAAACATTTGTCACCCGTAAAATTACTCGCGCTCTAGCCAAAATTAAATTAGGCATCGATGAAAAATTATATTTAGGTAACATCGATGCGAAACGGGATTGGGGTTATGCCAAGGATTATGTCGAAGCGATGTGGTTAATGATGCAACAAGATAAACCGGATGATTATGTGGTAGCCACTAATGAAACTCACACGGTGCGTGAATTTATCGAAGTGGCCGGTAAAGAGTTGGGCATGGACATTACTTGGCAAGGCTCCGGTGTAAACGAAAAAGGGATTGATACTAAAACTGGTAAAGAAATTATCAACATTGATCCAAAATATTTTCGGCCGACTGAAGTAGATTTATTAATCGGTGATTATAGTAAGGCAAAAAAAATCTTGGGTTGGGAACCAAAAGTGAGATTTACTGAATTAGCTAAAATTATGGCTTTAGCTGATTACGATTATTTTGCTAAAGAAAAAGGACATTTAGCTGCATGA
- a CDS encoding GDP-L-fucose synthase: MELTAKIYVAGHRGLVGSAIMRQLTTLGYTNLITKTHSELDLLNQAQVKAFFETEKPDYVFMAAAKVGGIQANNLYRADFIYQNIQIQNNVIWSAYQAGVKKLLFLGSSCIYPKLCPQPIKEEYLLTGALEATNEPYAIAKIAGIKLCEALNVQYGTNYISVMPTNMYGPGDNYDLNNSHVLPALIRKFVEAKQSQAPTVTVWGTGTPRRELMHVDDLANAVVFLMNNYDGKDIVNIGTGIDHTIMAIAQLVKTAAGFVGEIVLDNTKPDGTPQKLLDVSRINKLGWQAKIELKEGIRQSVDWYNKEMI, encoded by the coding sequence ATGGAACTCACTGCAAAAATATACGTAGCCGGTCACCGTGGTTTAGTGGGCAGTGCGATCATGCGGCAGCTCACAACGTTAGGCTACACAAACCTGATTACAAAAACGCACAGTGAATTAGACTTACTCAATCAAGCCCAGGTTAAGGCTTTTTTTGAGACAGAAAAACCAGATTATGTTTTTATGGCGGCTGCCAAAGTAGGCGGGATTCAGGCTAATAATTTATATCGAGCAGATTTTATTTACCAAAATATTCAAATTCAAAATAATGTCATTTGGAGTGCCTATCAAGCCGGTGTCAAAAAACTATTATTTTTAGGCAGTAGTTGTATTTATCCAAAACTTTGCCCACAACCAATTAAAGAAGAGTATCTTTTAACTGGCGCATTGGAAGCCACTAATGAGCCTTATGCCATAGCCAAGATTGCCGGTATAAAATTATGTGAAGCATTAAATGTGCAATATGGTACCAACTACATCTCCGTAATGCCAACTAACATGTATGGCCCGGGTGATAATTATGATCTGAACAATTCCCACGTGTTGCCCGCGTTGATTCGTAAGTTTGTTGAAGCGAAACAATCTCAGGCACCGACTGTCACTGTTTGGGGTACTGGCACACCGCGCCGTGAGTTAATGCACGTTGATGATTTAGCTAATGCCGTTGTGTTTTTAATGAATAATTATGACGGTAAAGACATTGTTAATATCGGTACCGGTATAGATCACACGATCATGGCCATTGCCCAACTGGTAAAAACAGCCGCCGGTTTTGTCGGGGAAATTGTGTTGGACAATACTAAACCAGATGGTACACCCCAGAAATTGTTAGATGTGTCGCGGATAAATAAGTTGGGTTGGCAGGCAAAAATTGAATTGAAAGAGGGAATTAGACAAAGTGTTGATTGGTATAATAAAGAAATGATATGA
- a CDS encoding UDP-glucuronic acid decarboxylase family protein, which translates to MNRIDSKRILITGGAGFIGSHLCRSLLSDGHDILCVDNFYTGSKRNVLDLIGHPHFELLRHDVTFPLYVEVDEIYNLACPASPIHYQFDPVQTTKTSVHGAINMLGLAKRVKAKIFQASTSEIYGDPSVHPQTEAYWGNVNTTGLRACYDEGKRCAETLFFDYYRQHHLDIRVARIFNTYGPNMHPRDGRVVSNFIVQALTNQPLTLYGDGSQTRSFQYVDDLVNGMIAMMNNTEQFIGPVNLGNPQEFTIRQLADLVLKFIPESHSQLEFKSLPEDDPKQRQPNIQLARTKLQWEPTISLQEGLVKTISYFKELLKV; encoded by the coding sequence ATGAATAGAATCGATTCAAAACGTATTTTAATTACTGGAGGTGCTGGTTTTATTGGGTCACATCTCTGTCGTAGTTTATTATCTGATGGACACGATATATTGTGTGTTGATAATTTTTATACGGGTAGTAAGCGTAATGTGCTCGATTTAATCGGTCATCCACATTTTGAGTTGCTACGTCATGATGTTACTTTTCCACTCTATGTTGAAGTTGATGAAATTTACAATTTAGCTTGTCCAGCTTCTCCAATTCATTATCAGTTTGATCCAGTGCAAACTACAAAGACATCAGTTCATGGTGCCATTAATATGTTGGGACTAGCAAAAAGAGTAAAGGCTAAAATTTTTCAGGCCTCTACTTCTGAAATCTATGGTGATCCCAGTGTTCATCCTCAAACTGAGGCGTATTGGGGAAATGTCAACACGACTGGCCTTCGTGCTTGTTATGATGAAGGTAAACGGTGTGCTGAAACTTTATTTTTTGATTATTATCGACAACATCACTTAGATATTAGAGTGGCTAGAATTTTTAATACCTATGGCCCTAACATGCATCCACGTGATGGGCGAGTTGTATCTAACTTTATTGTTCAAGCGTTAACGAATCAACCCCTCACGTTATATGGGGACGGCTCTCAAACGAGGAGTTTTCAGTATGTTGACGATTTGGTTAATGGCATGATTGCTATGATGAACAACACAGAGCAATTTATTGGTCCGGTTAATTTAGGAAATCCGCAAGAGTTTACTATTCGTCAATTAGCTGACTTAGTTCTCAAGTTTATTCCAGAGAGTCATAGTCAACTTGAATTTAAATCACTTCCGGAAGATGATCCCAAACAACGTCAGCCAAATATTCAACTCGCTCGCACTAAATTACAGTGGGAACCTACCATATCTTTGCAAGAAGGATTAGTAAAAACAATTAGCTATTTTAAGGAACTATTAAAAGTCTAA
- a CDS encoding glycosyltransferase family 2 protein, protein MKIVSIIIPVYNEVKTIPAIIQAVEQASVGHLQKEIILVDDCSTDGSRALLESYQTSHRVFFHKVNTGKGAALHTGLVQASGDIIIIQDADLEYDPTEYEELLAPILKGKADVVFGSRFMGGKPHRILYYWHFIGNKMLTTFSNMCTNLNLTDMETCYKVFTRSVSDLIVPKLTSKRFGFEPEFTSLVAKLVKQDQCRIYEIGISYSGRGYSEGKKIGWKDGIEAIWCIIKFNLLR, encoded by the coding sequence ATGAAAATAGTTTCAATCATTATCCCTGTCTACAATGAAGTCAAGACGATACCGGCTATTATCCAGGCAGTAGAGCAGGCTTCAGTGGGTCATTTGCAAAAAGAGATTATTCTGGTTGATGATTGTTCAACCGATGGTAGTCGAGCGCTACTTGAATCTTATCAAACCAGTCATCGAGTATTTTTTCATAAAGTTAATACTGGAAAAGGTGCAGCCCTGCATACAGGACTGGTTCAGGCTAGTGGCGATATCATCATCATTCAGGATGCCGATTTAGAATATGACCCAACTGAGTATGAAGAATTATTGGCTCCCATATTGAAAGGTAAAGCAGATGTTGTGTTTGGTTCACGCTTCATGGGTGGTAAACCACACCGCATTTTGTATTATTGGCATTTTATTGGGAATAAAATGTTAACTACATTTTCAAATATGTGTACAAATTTGAATCTGACAGACATGGAGACCTGTTATAAAGTGTTTACTCGATCGGTTTCAGACTTGATCGTGCCTAAGCTCACTTCAAAACGTTTTGGATTTGAACCAGAATTTACATCGTTAGTGGCCAAATTGGTGAAACAAGATCAGTGCCGCATTTACGAAATTGGTATTTCTTACAGTGGTCGTGGTTATAGTGAGGGTAAAAAAATTGGTTGGAAAGATGGCATTGAAGCGATCTGGTGCATTATTAAATTTAATCTATTACGTTGA
- a CDS encoding methyltransferase domain-containing protein yields the protein MNRQRAHFQGKEASLESLLRWLRLRRIVRHIPDNSVVVDLGCGYDAGFLHTIASKLKRGIGVDLSVGPSSVQHIEMLAANLNEPLPLPDKTFDIVVSMANLEHLEKPEVALQEMKRVLKPGGKVLLTTPSTYAKPVLEFLAYRLHVVSEDEIRDHKLYFNKALLHQYFKEAGFNNIQHHYFQFGMNNFVLAVKDY from the coding sequence ATGAACAGACAACGTGCTCATTTTCAAGGTAAAGAAGCTAGTTTAGAAAGTCTATTACGTTGGTTGCGTTTAAGAAGAATTGTTCGACATATCCCTGACAATAGTGTGGTGGTTGACTTAGGGTGTGGTTATGACGCTGGTTTTTTACATACGATCGCATCCAAACTAAAGCGCGGCATAGGTGTAGATTTATCTGTTGGACCTAGCTCGGTTCAGCACATTGAAATGTTAGCAGCCAATCTCAATGAGCCATTGCCATTACCTGATAAAACATTTGATATCGTAGTATCGATGGCTAATTTAGAACATTTGGAAAAACCAGAGGTAGCATTGCAAGAAATGAAACGGGTTTTAAAACCAGGTGGCAAAGTATTACTAACCACACCTTCTACCTATGCTAAACCGGTGTTAGAATTTTTAGCTTATCGCTTACATGTTGTGAGTGAAGATGAAATTCGTGATCACAAATTGTATTTCAATAAAGCCTTACTTCATCAGTATTTTAAGGAGGCCGGTTTTAATAATATTCAACATCACTATTTTCAATTTGGTATGAATAATTTCGTTTTAGCAGTAAAAGACTACTAG